The following are from one region of the Streptomyces fradiae genome:
- a CDS encoding alpha/beta hydrolase, giving the protein MAPPLARIRRGLLAALVTAAVALPVAGAAGPAEVPAPAPPPTAPLTAGTPAELTASLDARYADRRAALRAAEQTADAYGARRRAAALHAMAEPGRRFLAFDGRDGGRSAEVVGDLARADQIAVLVPGVDTNLDHYARFRAGALALQDTLRHDTGGDRTGGDRSAVVAWLGYRTPATASAASLTPGRAEQAAPALTATVAELHRIRPTARITLLCHSYGSVVCARAAAGTPAAAIVLYGSPGTGHDDVAALHTRATVWAGRAAGDWVARVPHVRIPLPSPARSGSELGFGADPTGPAFGARRFAAGDGGHSDYLAPGSVPLRNLARIVEGREPADA; this is encoded by the coding sequence ATGGCGCCGCCCCTCGCCCGGATCCGCCGAGGGCTGCTCGCCGCCCTCGTCACCGCCGCCGTCGCGCTGCCGGTCGCGGGCGCGGCGGGCCCCGCCGAGGTACCGGCCCCCGCCCCGCCGCCCACCGCCCCGCTGACCGCCGGCACCCCGGCCGAGCTCACCGCCTCGCTCGACGCCCGCTATGCCGACCGGCGTGCCGCCCTGCGGGCCGCCGAGCAGACCGCCGACGCCTACGGAGCCCGCCGACGGGCCGCCGCACTGCACGCCATGGCCGAGCCGGGACGCCGGTTCCTCGCCTTCGACGGACGCGACGGCGGCCGCAGCGCCGAGGTCGTCGGCGACCTCGCCCGCGCCGACCAGATCGCCGTGCTCGTCCCCGGCGTCGACACCAACCTCGACCACTACGCCCGCTTCCGGGCCGGCGCCCTCGCCCTCCAGGACACCCTGCGCCACGACACGGGCGGCGACCGCACCGGCGGCGACCGCTCCGCCGTCGTCGCCTGGCTCGGCTACCGCACGCCCGCCACGGCCAGCGCCGCCTCCCTCACCCCGGGCCGCGCCGAGCAGGCGGCGCCCGCGCTCACCGCCACCGTCGCCGAACTGCACCGCATCCGCCCCACCGCCCGGATCACCCTGCTCTGCCACTCCTACGGCTCCGTGGTCTGCGCCCGCGCCGCCGCCGGCACCCCCGCCGCCGCGATCGTCCTCTACGGCAGCCCCGGCACCGGCCACGACGACGTGGCCGCCCTCCACACCCGCGCCACCGTGTGGGCCGGGCGCGCCGCCGGCGACTGGGTCGCCCGGGTGCCCCACGTCCGCATACCCCTCCCGTCGCCCGCCCGCTCCGGCAGCGAACTCGGCTTCGGCGCCGACCCGACCGGCCCGGCCTTCGGCGCCCGGCGCTTCGCCGCCGGGGACGGCGGCCACAGCGACTACCTCGCCCCCGGCTCCGTACCGCTGCGCAACCTGGCCCGGATCGTCGAAGGCCGGGAGCCGGCCGATGCGTGA
- a CDS encoding dihydrofolate reductase family protein — MSGKIVQFISISLDGYIEAPGHDISWNRVDEEVHTYFNREIAAMGRLISGRRTHTLMADYWPTADQDPDSTPVEREFAEIWRTKPKTVYSTTLEHADWNTTVVDRVDAAEVRALAAATDGDLCLGGAELGTAFRELDLIDAYHISVHPVLIGRGTPLFPPTDTTADLRLTGTRTFGNGVVVLRYDRDRGE; from the coding sequence GTGTCCGGAAAGATCGTCCAGTTCATCTCCATCTCGCTCGACGGGTACATCGAGGCACCCGGCCACGACATCTCCTGGAACCGGGTCGACGAGGAGGTGCACACGTACTTCAACCGGGAGATCGCCGCCATGGGACGCCTGATCAGCGGCCGGCGCACCCACACGCTGATGGCGGACTACTGGCCGACCGCCGACCAGGACCCGGACAGCACGCCCGTGGAGCGGGAGTTCGCCGAGATCTGGCGCACGAAGCCCAAGACCGTCTACTCCACCACGCTGGAGCACGCCGACTGGAACACCACGGTCGTCGACCGGGTCGACGCCGCCGAGGTCCGTGCCCTCGCCGCCGCCACCGACGGCGACCTCTGCCTCGGCGGCGCGGAACTCGGCACCGCCTTCCGCGAACTCGACCTGATCGACGCCTACCACATCAGCGTCCACCCGGTCCTGATCGGCCGCGGCACCCCGCTCTTCCCGCCCACCGACACCACCGCCGATCTGCGGCTCACCGGCACGCGCACCTTCGGCAACGGGGTCGTAGTGCTCCGGTACGACCGCGACCGAGGCGAGTGA
- a CDS encoding DinB family protein yields the protein MTWTAPQVKRDQDLGELGTLDERRMLEGWLQWHRETLLAKCAGLAPAELARTTVEPSNLTLLGLVRHMAEVERWWFRRSFAGEDVGEVFTGPADGDEGLAGVDPAHAERDFAGFRAEVAACNAAAAGHGLDETFRSTRGVPLSLRWVYLLMIQEYARHNGHADFLRERTDGVTGD from the coding sequence ATGACATGGACCGCACCGCAGGTGAAGCGGGATCAGGACCTTGGCGAGCTGGGCACGCTGGACGAGCGGCGGATGCTGGAGGGCTGGCTGCAGTGGCACCGGGAGACGCTGCTCGCCAAGTGCGCCGGGCTCGCACCGGCCGAGCTGGCCCGGACGACGGTGGAGCCCTCGAACCTCACGCTCCTCGGCCTGGTGCGGCACATGGCGGAGGTGGAGCGGTGGTGGTTCCGGCGGAGCTTCGCGGGTGAGGACGTCGGCGAGGTGTTCACCGGACCGGCGGACGGCGACGAGGGGCTCGCCGGGGTCGATCCGGCCCACGCGGAGCGGGACTTCGCAGGCTTCCGGGCCGAGGTCGCGGCGTGCAATGCGGCGGCAGCCGGGCACGGCCTCGACGAGACCTTCCGTTCCACGCGCGGGGTGCCGCTCAGTCTGCGCTGGGTCTATCTCCTGATGATCCAGGAGTACGCCCGCCACAACGGTCACGCCGACTTCCTGCGGGAGCGGACGGACGGCGTGACGGGCGACTGA
- a CDS encoding maleylpyruvate isomerase N-terminal domain-containing protein: MDHFSLAWSALRAAVAGLAEEDFARPSGCTGWLVRDLVCHLVIDAQDVLITLATPAGPDAVPTRDAASYWEVSDRPPTGDDPLDALTVRLAAAYQDPGLLTFHLDDVGSAAGRAAVLADPKLLVETKGEVLTVADYLGAYVLEWTLHHLDLIAHLPGDPPAPPAATLAEARALLARVAGAELPRELSDTDALLVGTGRRAPDEAERSAFAAAGVRIPLSLG, translated from the coding sequence GTGGACCACTTCTCACTCGCGTGGAGCGCGCTGCGCGCGGCGGTCGCCGGACTCGCCGAGGAGGACTTCGCCCGGCCCTCCGGCTGCACCGGCTGGCTCGTCCGTGACCTGGTGTGCCATCTGGTCATCGACGCCCAGGACGTCCTGATCACCCTCGCCACACCCGCCGGGCCGGACGCCGTGCCCACCCGCGACGCGGCGAGCTACTGGGAGGTCTCCGACCGGCCGCCTACCGGCGACGACCCCCTCGACGCCCTCACCGTGCGCCTGGCCGCCGCCTACCAGGACCCGGGACTCCTGACCTTCCACCTGGACGACGTCGGCTCCGCCGCCGGCCGCGCGGCCGTCCTCGCCGACCCGAAGCTGCTTGTGGAGACCAAGGGGGAGGTCCTGACCGTCGCCGACTACCTCGGCGCCTATGTCCTCGAATGGACCCTCCACCACCTCGACCTGATCGCCCATCTGCCGGGTGACCCGCCCGCGCCGCCCGCCGCGACCCTGGCCGAGGCTCGGGCGCTCCTGGCGCGGGTCGCCGGTGCGGAGCTGCCCCGGGAGCTGTCCGACACGGACGCGCTGCTCGTCGGCACCGGCCGGCGCGCGCCCGACGAGGCGGAACGGTCGGCGTTCGCCGCGGCCGGGGTGCGGATCCCGCTGTCCCTCGGCTGA
- a CDS encoding (2Fe-2S)-binding protein has translation MPQHTFILNGKAVTAEVEDDVRLLWVLRDVLGVTGPKYGCGVGVCRACTSHLNGRAFTPCSVPVKDLADTDEVTTIEGLPGTVGKDLHPMQEAWLDIDVAQCGYCQPGQIMTAVAAVRRAHEAGREIDEADLDQIRNICRCGTYNRIREAIKEGARRMA, from the coding sequence GTGCCCCAGCACACCTTCATCCTCAACGGCAAGGCCGTCACCGCCGAGGTCGAGGACGACGTCCGGCTGCTCTGGGTGCTCCGGGACGTCCTCGGCGTCACCGGACCCAAGTACGGCTGCGGGGTCGGCGTCTGCCGGGCCTGTACGAGCCACCTCAACGGCCGGGCCTTCACCCCCTGTTCCGTCCCTGTGAAGGACCTCGCGGACACCGACGAGGTCACCACCATCGAGGGCCTGCCCGGCACCGTCGGCAAAGACCTGCACCCGATGCAGGAGGCCTGGCTCGATATCGACGTCGCCCAGTGCGGCTACTGCCAGCCCGGTCAGATCATGACCGCCGTCGCCGCCGTCCGGCGCGCCCACGAGGCCGGCCGCGAGATCGACGAGGCCGATCTCGACCAGATCCGCAACATCTGCCGGTGCGGCACCTATAACCGTATCCGTGAGGCCATCAAGGAGGGCGCCCGCCGCATGGCGTGA